GAAACGGTTCTTGATGATTCATATCCATACCCTGACTCGAACCATAAAACATAGGCTGAGTCTGATCATAAAAGTTAGTAGGAGTTTGGTATTGAAATGGTTCTTGATGATTCATAttctgatgatgaacatgatcaTTAAAACCTCCAAGAGCCTGCTCATTCACACTCATATCCATACCATCATATTGACGCATatgatcataagcttcagtaggGTTACTTACCAAACCCTCAGTTTCGACAACAAAAGGGTTCGCATCACCAACAACAGGACCAGATGCATCTGTAGCAGCGACATTAGGAGGAACTGGCTCACCATTCGCCTCGAGGAACTCGATCCTGTGACTTAGATTTTTGACATAATCACCAATGAAAAGATTCAGGTCTCTCATAAAACTTGGATCACCATACTGATCCGGCATCAGCGTCTTCCCCTTGAGAAGATCGAACATAACCTCTGTAAGCTCAATCTCTCGATTCTCCGTGTGTAGCCTCATCACCCTATCTTGTCCTTTCTGGATCATCTCCTCCAGATGCCTCTCCTGGTCGTACATCCTCTTGCATCGTTCCTCCGGCAGAGAACACCATAAACGCTGAGTGCACTGCTTCAGCGCCTTCCTTTGACGGCCAAAACTCCGGCGGCTCCGTACTGTCGCAGCTGTTGATAACCGCACAAACTTTGACACCGTAGAGAGTCGACAGCTCGTTGGCTTTTTTGAGTAAACCTTTCTTCCTCTTCCTGAAAGTTTGGTTCATTGCAGCGCTATTAGTCATGGGCTCTATTTTTATCCTTCCCTTTGGCATTATTTTGTGTTGGTGAATGATAGAGATATGTTGGCACTTGATAATGCTCTTGTTTATATAGTGTAATGAGGCTGGTATTACGTATGCAGATCTTATCACTTTCTTTGGATCATTAATGCTAAATTGcagtaaatataattataatagttacaaaaagaatatatatattcattaacaGTTGTCGGGAAATCATTGGATAAGGCAGATAATAATCATgtaattttagatattatttGTATAACTCAAGATATGTTTCCCTTAGTTGAAGCAATTAAACCAACCAATAAAAAACAGTAAACTTCAATGCAAATTAAGAAGAAAATGTTGCCAGCTAATGCTGCGTAGATAGTAGGACTAAAATTACAGAGATATATCCAAGGAAAATTCATACAATTCTAATAATACTACTAAACATGCTTATTTTctgaattaaagaaaaaaaattattatattatttaaaccaaaattataaatttgagaCTCACTAAATTATTATAGCTTGTGTAATACTccctctatttttttaatataagtcgttttagagaaaaaaaattatgttccaaattaaatgacgttttcggttttctatgtaaaatttattaacacttaatgttat
Above is a genomic segment from Brassica napus cultivar Da-Ae unplaced genomic scaffold, Da-Ae ScsIHWf_210;HRSCAF=368, whole genome shotgun sequence containing:
- the LOC125600056 gene encoding agamous-like MADS-box protein AGL90; this encodes MYDQERHLEEMIQKGQDRVMRLHTENREIELTEVMFDLLKGKTLMPDQYGDPSFMRDLNLFIGDYVKNLSHRIEFLEANGEPVPPNVAATDASGPVVGDANPFVVETEGLVSNPTEAYDHMRQYDGMDMSVNEQALGGFNDHVHHQNMNHQEPFQYQTPTNFYDQTQPMFYGSSQGMDMNHQEPFQYQGPANFDDQTQPMFYGSSQDKYTGLNHDQGQSSNQYPNSNQSFMSLLMGQPQQMSDGQDTATVASMDDKNNGYHQLPITSQMPLTTTTTTAAAAADLSGHRINNGWPTRFGLD